The Eriocheir sinensis breed Jianghai 21 chromosome 21, ASM2467909v1, whole genome shotgun sequence genome includes a region encoding these proteins:
- the LOC127001458 gene encoding major centromere autoantigen B-like isoform X1, with protein sequence MSEDRGGTAACGSKKPISVKGSRPERQGKKKRLLSMKEKGEVLKKLDTGMGPVAVGNFFNISESTVRGIRAKRIEIQRFLKDARGSSVIEVAHITHPTSKLMVTTEHYLKKYIEDKNDRNVCISSAKAREKAREIYAAVARKLTIDNPPPFSASSGWFSRFKKRHSLKRARCLGEAADAPTHEVESFTDVLKQLIEGGGYDLRQIFNADETGFHWKQQPRSTIIAKQKKPRGHKESKQRFSVLFTVNATGDCKLKPLVLYTAARPRPYRHKDMKNLNVHWVSNKKGYMTTVTFLDWFDNHFIPEGKEYCERNNLAFKLMLLLDNAPGHPTFLRGRHPNCEVVFLPPNTTSIIQPLDQEIIANVKLEFYRRTWKKLEEALDTDDILLQVEEEIDEPDQQTGDPSAELQVEEEIDEPDKQTGDPSAERQLQVDDVHVSDEPYGQTGVHPQAESAMPLTTAEVGAPHHSQTVQHTPDTTFQAVPPGRPKQIMTAQTFFCNFNIKKAVDLMVECWHFVNIATVKHGWRKVLPWVKTEMSGGDRQRVAAAMDTLLQVAKTLPITGYENVSVADMEVLIDGGVAERSAEDMIDDEEADDEEEEEKEKKDEPTVQQLTEIFAITEKLKEAIYKFDSNSDRRETCIHTIQKGLNEYKLMYETRVNNLQQALITRYLRNRDKREDMPPAVVAEHDDGEDNDLLVDNEVAPENLGDDFEGFVLADQE encoded by the exons ATGTCTGAGGACAGAGGAGGCACTGCAGCATGTGGCTCAAAGAAACCAATTTCGGTAAAAGGAAGCAGGCCAGAGAGGCAAGGTAAAAAGAAGAGACTGTTAAGcatgaaagaaaagggggaagtgtTGAAAAAGCTTGATACTGGAATGGGACCTGTTGCCGTTGGGAACTTTTTCAACATTAGTGAATCTACTGTAAGAGGAATAAGAGCAAAACGTATTGAAATACAACGTTTCCTGAAAGATGCCCGGGGGAGCTCTGTGATTGAAGTTGCTCACATCACGCATCCTACAAGCAAGTTGATGGTGACAACAGAACACTATCTGAAGAAATATATTGAAGACAAAAATGATCGAAATGTCTGCATATCTTCTGCTAAGGcaagagagaaggcaagagaaaTATATGCGGCAGTAGCACGTAAGTTAACCATTGATaatcctccacctttctctgctAGCAGTGGTTGGTTCTCAAGGTTTAAGAAAAGACACTCGCTCAAAAGGGCACGATGTCTGGGTGAAGCAGCAGACGCACCTACACATGAGGTGGAAAGCTTCACTGATGTCTTGAAACAGCTGATCGAGGGCGGCGGTTACGATCTTCGTCAAATATTCAATGCAGATGAAACTGGTTTTCACTGGAAACAGCAGCCAAGATCAACCATAATCGCCAAACAAAAGAAGCCTAGAGGGCACAAGGAAAGTAAACAGCGTTTCAGTGTTCTCTTTACGGTCAATGCAACTGGTGACTGTAAACTGAAGCCACTTGTTCTCTACACCGCTGCTCGCCCTCGACCTTATCGTCACAAGGACATGAAAAATCTAAATGTGCACTGGGTCTCCAACAAGAAAGGGTACATGACAACTGTTACCTTCTTAGATTGGTTCGATAACCACTTCATACCCGAAGGAAAGGAATACTGCGAGAGGAACAATCTAGCCTTCAAGCTCATGCTTCTGCTGGACAACGCACCCGGGCATCCAACGTTTCTGAGAGGCCGTCATCCTAACTGCGAGGTCGTGTTCCTTCCCCCTAACACAACCTCCATAATACAGCCCTTGGATCAAGAAATAATCGCCAATGTCAAGCTAGAATTCTACAGGAGAACTTGGAAGAAGCTTGAAGAAGCACTGGACACTGATGAT ATCCTTctgcaagtggaggaggagattgaCGAGCCAGACCAGCAGACAGGCGACCCTTCAGCAGAG ctgcaagtggaggaggagattgacgagccagacaagcagacaggcgaCCCTTCAGCAGAG AGACAGCTGCAGGTGGATGATGTGCACGTGAGTGATGAGCCATACGGCCAGACAGGTGTTCATCCACAAGCAGAG tCAGCCATGCCACTGACCACTGCAGAGGTTGGGGCCCCACACCACTCACAGACAGTGCAGCACACACCTGATACAACATTCCAAGCAGTGCCGCCAGGCAGACCCAAGCAGATTATGACTGCACAGACTTTCTTTTGTAATTTTAATATCAAGAAAGCAGTGGACTTAATGGTAGAATGCTGGCACTTTGTCAATATTGCAACGGTGAAGCATGGATGGAGGAAGGTTCTCCCGTGGGTGAAGACAGAAATGAGCGGCGGTGACAGGCAGCGCGTAGCGGCCGCTATGGACACGTTGCTTCAGGTGGCTAAAACGTTACCCATCACGGGGTATGAGAATGTCAGTGTTGCTGATATGGAAGTTCTCATTGATGGAGGAGTCGCTGAACGTAGTGCAGAAGACATGATTGATGATGAGGAggctgatgatgaggaggaggaagaaaaagagaagaaagatgagccaACAGTTCAGCAGTTAACAGAAATATTTGCAATAACAGAAAAATTGAAGGAGGCCATTTACAAATTTGATTCAAATTCGGACCGACGTGAGACATGCATCCACACAATTCAAAAGGGATTAAATGAATACAAACTGATGTACGAAACCCGAGTCAACAACCTTCAACAAGCCTTGATCACACGCTACTTACGTAACCGTGACAAGCGAGAAGATATGCCACCTGCTGTTGTTGCTGAACATGATGATGGAGAGGATAATGATCTGCTTGTGGACAATGAAGTAGCCCCAGAGAATTTGGGTGACGACTTTGAAGGCTTCGTACTAGCCGACCAGGAGTGA
- the LOC127001458 gene encoding tigger transposable element-derived protein 1-like isoform X2, producing the protein MSEDRGGTAACGSKKPISVKGSRPERQGKKKRLLSMKEKGEVLKKLDTGMGPVAVGNFFNISESTVRGIRAKRIEIQRFLKDARGSSVIEVAHITHPTSKLMVTTEHYLKKYIEDKNDRNVCISSAKAREKAREIYAAVARKLTIDNPPPFSASSGWFSRFKKRHSLKRARCLGEAADAPTHEVESFTDVLKQLIEGGGYDLRQIFNADETGFHWKQQPRSTIIAKQKKPRGHKESKQRFSVLFTVNATGDCKLKPLVLYTAARPRPYRHKDMKNLNVHWVSNKKGYMTTVTFLDWFDNHFIPEGKEYCERNNLAFKLMLLLDNAPGHPTFLRGRHPNCEVVFLPPNTTSIIQPLDQEIIANVKLEFYRRTWKKLEEALDTDDILLQVEEEIDEPDQQTGDPSAERQLQVDDVHVSDEPYGQTGVHPQAESAMPLTTAEVGAPHHSQTVQHTPDTTFQAVPPGRPKQIMTAQTFFCNFNIKKAVDLMVECWHFVNIATVKHGWRKVLPWVKTEMSGGDRQRVAAAMDTLLQVAKTLPITGYENVSVADMEVLIDGGVAERSAEDMIDDEEADDEEEEEKEKKDEPTVQQLTEIFAITEKLKEAIYKFDSNSDRRETCIHTIQKGLNEYKLMYETRVNNLQQALITRYLRNRDKREDMPPAVVAEHDDGEDNDLLVDNEVAPENLGDDFEGFVLADQE; encoded by the exons ATGTCTGAGGACAGAGGAGGCACTGCAGCATGTGGCTCAAAGAAACCAATTTCGGTAAAAGGAAGCAGGCCAGAGAGGCAAGGTAAAAAGAAGAGACTGTTAAGcatgaaagaaaagggggaagtgtTGAAAAAGCTTGATACTGGAATGGGACCTGTTGCCGTTGGGAACTTTTTCAACATTAGTGAATCTACTGTAAGAGGAATAAGAGCAAAACGTATTGAAATACAACGTTTCCTGAAAGATGCCCGGGGGAGCTCTGTGATTGAAGTTGCTCACATCACGCATCCTACAAGCAAGTTGATGGTGACAACAGAACACTATCTGAAGAAATATATTGAAGACAAAAATGATCGAAATGTCTGCATATCTTCTGCTAAGGcaagagagaaggcaagagaaaTATATGCGGCAGTAGCACGTAAGTTAACCATTGATaatcctccacctttctctgctAGCAGTGGTTGGTTCTCAAGGTTTAAGAAAAGACACTCGCTCAAAAGGGCACGATGTCTGGGTGAAGCAGCAGACGCACCTACACATGAGGTGGAAAGCTTCACTGATGTCTTGAAACAGCTGATCGAGGGCGGCGGTTACGATCTTCGTCAAATATTCAATGCAGATGAAACTGGTTTTCACTGGAAACAGCAGCCAAGATCAACCATAATCGCCAAACAAAAGAAGCCTAGAGGGCACAAGGAAAGTAAACAGCGTTTCAGTGTTCTCTTTACGGTCAATGCAACTGGTGACTGTAAACTGAAGCCACTTGTTCTCTACACCGCTGCTCGCCCTCGACCTTATCGTCACAAGGACATGAAAAATCTAAATGTGCACTGGGTCTCCAACAAGAAAGGGTACATGACAACTGTTACCTTCTTAGATTGGTTCGATAACCACTTCATACCCGAAGGAAAGGAATACTGCGAGAGGAACAATCTAGCCTTCAAGCTCATGCTTCTGCTGGACAACGCACCCGGGCATCCAACGTTTCTGAGAGGCCGTCATCCTAACTGCGAGGTCGTGTTCCTTCCCCCTAACACAACCTCCATAATACAGCCCTTGGATCAAGAAATAATCGCCAATGTCAAGCTAGAATTCTACAGGAGAACTTGGAAGAAGCTTGAAGAAGCACTGGACACTGATGAT ATCCTTctgcaagtggaggaggagattgaCGAGCCAGACCAGCAGACAGGCGACCCTTCAGCAGAG AGACAGCTGCAGGTGGATGATGTGCACGTGAGTGATGAGCCATACGGCCAGACAGGTGTTCATCCACAAGCAGAG tCAGCCATGCCACTGACCACTGCAGAGGTTGGGGCCCCACACCACTCACAGACAGTGCAGCACACACCTGATACAACATTCCAAGCAGTGCCGCCAGGCAGACCCAAGCAGATTATGACTGCACAGACTTTCTTTTGTAATTTTAATATCAAGAAAGCAGTGGACTTAATGGTAGAATGCTGGCACTTTGTCAATATTGCAACGGTGAAGCATGGATGGAGGAAGGTTCTCCCGTGGGTGAAGACAGAAATGAGCGGCGGTGACAGGCAGCGCGTAGCGGCCGCTATGGACACGTTGCTTCAGGTGGCTAAAACGTTACCCATCACGGGGTATGAGAATGTCAGTGTTGCTGATATGGAAGTTCTCATTGATGGAGGAGTCGCTGAACGTAGTGCAGAAGACATGATTGATGATGAGGAggctgatgatgaggaggaggaagaaaaagagaagaaagatgagccaACAGTTCAGCAGTTAACAGAAATATTTGCAATAACAGAAAAATTGAAGGAGGCCATTTACAAATTTGATTCAAATTCGGACCGACGTGAGACATGCATCCACACAATTCAAAAGGGATTAAATGAATACAAACTGATGTACGAAACCCGAGTCAACAACCTTCAACAAGCCTTGATCACACGCTACTTACGTAACCGTGACAAGCGAGAAGATATGCCACCTGCTGTTGTTGCTGAACATGATGATGGAGAGGATAATGATCTGCTTGTGGACAATGAAGTAGCCCCAGAGAATTTGGGTGACGACTTTGAAGGCTTCGTACTAGCCGACCAGGAGTGA